A single window of Chitinophagales bacterium DNA harbors:
- a CDS encoding GNAT family N-acetyltransferase, translating into MDLQNYYYGLSSDRLLFRKLVHNDIESWTDFYENNPNLKYLSIDLNRTNYEMAQAWIEAQLERYRKNEFGQLAMISKETGALIGTSGFSLYKFKGEFFLHSMSSVKPLYWRQGYSFEGGTCLYNFFFQNNLTDKIIAFSHIKNHASQKNLEKLGFKKQEQLYIKHRQVFFYVLTQESWENKQSIE; encoded by the coding sequence ATGGATTTACAGAATTATTACTATGGTCTTAGTTCAGACAGATTGCTTTTTCGAAAACTCGTTCACAATGATATTGAGAGTTGGACGGATTTTTATGAAAACAATCCTAATCTGAAGTATTTGAGCATAGATTTAAACCGAACAAATTATGAAATGGCTCAGGCGTGGATTGAAGCCCAACTGGAACGGTATCGCAAAAACGAATTCGGACAGTTAGCAATGATTTCAAAAGAAACGGGTGCATTGATAGGAACGAGTGGGTTCAGTTTATACAAATTCAAAGGAGAGTTTTTTTTGCATTCTATGAGTTCGGTGAAACCTCTTTATTGGAGGCAAGGCTATAGTTTCGAAGGTGGCACGTGCTTATACAACTTTTTTTTTCAGAACAATTTGACTGACAAAATAATAGCGTTTAGTCACATAAAAAACCATGCATCGCAAAAAAATTTGGAGAAGTTAGGTTTTAAAAAGCAAGAGCAATTGTATATAAAACATCGACAAGTATTTTTTTATGTGCTTACACAAGAAAGTTGGGAAAACAAACAATCCATTGAATAA
- a CDS encoding DUF4288 domain-containing protein, with protein sequence MEKISNKNGNWFIVEIIEKCEPVNRDENQELRRVTTWGNHYLIKADSPEKAFDKAVKLGKEAEYKFTNTDKIEMEWIFIGIGELLPIYEDIEDGAELMWNDYGYISNRRTMRMPYKKKELMKLIKPKQQTKKVE encoded by the coding sequence GTGGAAAAGATTTCAAATAAAAATGGGAATTGGTTCATCGTTGAGATTATCGAAAAATGTGAGCCTGTTAATCGAGATGAAAACCAAGAATTACGAAGAGTTACAACTTGGGGAAATCATTATTTGATTAAAGCTGATTCACCAGAAAAAGCATTTGACAAAGCTGTAAAACTTGGGAAAGAAGCGGAATATAAATTCACCAATACTGATAAAATAGAGATGGAATGGATTTTTATTGGTATCGGAGAATTATTGCCTATTTACGAAGACATCGAAGATGGAGCAGAATTGATGTGGAATGATTACGGATATATTAGTAATCGAAGAACTATGAGAATGCCTTATAAGAAGAAAGAACTTATGAAATTAATAAAACCTAAACAGCAAACGAAAAAAGTCGAGTAG